In one Cystobacter fuscus DSM 2262 genomic region, the following are encoded:
- a CDS encoding DJ-1/PfpI family protein has protein sequence MAASLDIVFPLYPGTSYLDFMGPQAVLAPLPGARLIFASVGGQPIHEGSLTLSSLTRLEDVERCDVLCVPGGPSAAVLRDEIFMAAIRRLGGSARYVTSVCTGSLLLAAAGLLEGKRAACHWAMRDLLAEFGAIPDPARVVRDGNILTGGGVTAGIDFGLTLAAELAGPLFAQAVQLIAEYAPEPPFNSGRPDIAPKEVLAHLGSSFGGLDLSADRAQIQLRAAELRAARA, from the coding sequence ATGGCCGCATCCCTCGACATCGTGTTCCCGCTGTACCCCGGCACGTCGTATCTGGACTTCATGGGGCCCCAGGCGGTGCTGGCCCCGCTCCCCGGTGCGCGGTTGATCTTCGCCTCCGTGGGCGGGCAGCCCATTCATGAAGGCTCCCTGACGCTCTCCTCGTTGACCCGCCTGGAGGACGTGGAGCGCTGCGACGTGCTCTGCGTGCCAGGGGGACCCTCCGCCGCGGTGCTCCGCGACGAGATCTTCATGGCCGCGATCCGGCGGTTGGGCGGCTCGGCGCGCTACGTGACGTCCGTGTGCACGGGTTCACTGCTGCTCGCGGCCGCGGGACTGCTGGAGGGCAAGCGCGCGGCGTGCCACTGGGCCATGAGGGATCTGCTGGCCGAGTTTGGCGCCATCCCCGATCCGGCCCGCGTGGTGCGTGACGGCAACATCCTGACGGGGGGCGGGGTCACGGCGGGAATCGACTTCGGGCTGACGCTCGCGGCGGAGCTGGCCGGCCCGCTGTTCGCCCAGGCCGTCCAGCTCATCGCGGAGTACGCGCCCGAGCCGCCCTTCAACTCGGGGCGTCCCGACATCGCGCCCAAGGAGGTCCTGGCGCACCTCGGGTCCTCCTTCGGTGGGCTCGACCTGAGCGCGGACCGGGCCCAGATTCAGCTCCGGGCCGCCGAGCTGCGCGCGGCCCGGGCGTAG
- a CDS encoding DUF6968 family protein produces the protein MRGREPTGPILAERKFKSSAGARTSIRVRAPARDSRTGNYRCSVEWVHSGKRELFELWGIDSMQALQLALRAAGDLVNGDEEDLRWVGSDDGHLGFPRTYPEFLPKALLRKLERMIDREIAAHARKSAAERSRAQQSAAERKQSRARAGRSKPISG, from the coding sequence ATGCGCGGCCGCGAACCCACTGGGCCCATCTTGGCGGAGCGCAAGTTCAAGAGTTCTGCTGGCGCTCGTACCTCCATCCGTGTCCGTGCACCGGCCAGGGATTCGCGGACAGGCAACTACAGGTGCAGCGTGGAGTGGGTGCACTCGGGGAAGAGGGAGCTGTTCGAACTCTGGGGAATCGACTCCATGCAGGCGCTGCAACTCGCTCTCCGCGCCGCCGGGGACCTGGTGAACGGGGACGAAGAGGACCTGCGGTGGGTGGGGAGCGATGACGGCCACCTGGGTTTTCCCAGGACGTACCCGGAGTTTCTTCCCAAGGCGCTCCTGCGTAAGCTGGAACGCATGATCGACCGGGAGATCGCCGCCCACGCGCGCAAGAGCGCAGCAGAGCGCAGCAGAGCGCAGCAGAGCGCAGCAGAGCGCAAGCAGTCGCGGGCTCGAGCGGGACGGAGCAAGCCCATCTCCGGCTGA
- a CDS encoding M12 family metallo-peptidase — protein MRRVSWCSVVFLAVLASCTNETAPFYETTGDVVDGVMRVALKPEGVRLETPGLRFTLPDGRAIDATLVHSSRSELGLTWAGEFEGGDVLMVVHDDGTLSAVLHVGERAFELMSMEHGVGELRELQRLEYKNCLHGQAPEARGDDAQAQEPVEPLPEPLPEVPRALMATAYIDVAAFYTQEFLASAYEENRLQLSIQQSIATANEIFTASGVNAQYRLVYMGPLTGAQPPEGVVRTYDGLQYEEREPAALQWLKAQPPEVSELRNAAGADMVALYLPMPTAPVRPYVCGVASRIDSRGYDDVDNRPFNGRAFSVQRAHCGLGDFTFAHELGHNFGMFHNAAELGRKPYPSFPWAAGRTYPAPSMPGGVAATVMNSDLCPSGGAGPEAICRRTGYFSSPSVFVNGYPTGDATHDNARVARDQTPSFANFRATAPGSVPRVLITSPGRNASVSSVVTLRGTATDAESGNISARIRWYTETGAYLGSGAFITATLQPGTGRRIVARATDDDGQEGQWSVPVAVYSTNVTPQKGSWYNPARSGNSIDLLRAPDGGYLVGWYTYTPKGEPIWYTSAIAQVSNGSWSAPLYLSTWNGSSNSLTVVGSLSLRFYSATSAMFSYSVNGISGSEHFVYQAGGAGRTGSWYEPTLSGWGLQINEQTSDYDATVTFYEGSQPRWVMGGTRPGSSVSMSLNWMSGPGLCPGCTYVGPPSARDVGTLSLQIPSGGTSGRATMNITTPSGVQWNRPGVDVVKLTQ, from the coding sequence ATGAGACGTGTGTCGTGGTGTTCCGTGGTTTTCCTGGCCGTTCTCGCCTCGTGTACGAATGAGACGGCCCCGTTCTACGAAACCACCGGGGACGTGGTGGACGGGGTGATGCGGGTTGCCCTGAAGCCGGAAGGGGTGCGGCTCGAGACGCCCGGTCTGCGCTTCACGCTGCCCGATGGGCGGGCCATCGATGCCACGCTCGTTCATTCCTCGCGCTCGGAGTTGGGCCTCACCTGGGCGGGCGAGTTCGAGGGGGGAGACGTCCTGATGGTGGTCCACGACGACGGCACGCTGAGCGCGGTGCTGCACGTGGGCGAGCGCGCCTTCGAGCTGATGTCGATGGAGCACGGCGTGGGCGAGCTGCGTGAGCTCCAGCGCCTCGAGTACAAGAACTGCCTCCATGGCCAGGCGCCGGAGGCGCGGGGCGACGACGCGCAGGCCCAGGAGCCGGTGGAACCGCTTCCCGAGCCGTTGCCGGAGGTGCCGCGGGCCCTGATGGCGACGGCATACATCGACGTCGCGGCCTTCTATACCCAGGAGTTCCTCGCCAGCGCCTATGAAGAGAACAGGCTTCAGCTCTCCATCCAGCAGTCGATCGCCACCGCGAACGAGATCTTCACCGCCAGCGGTGTCAATGCGCAGTACCGCCTGGTCTACATGGGCCCGTTGACGGGTGCTCAGCCTCCAGAGGGGGTCGTCAGGACCTATGATGGCCTGCAGTACGAAGAGCGAGAACCCGCGGCGCTCCAATGGCTCAAAGCGCAGCCCCCGGAGGTGAGCGAGCTGCGCAATGCGGCGGGCGCCGACATGGTGGCGCTCTATCTGCCGATGCCGACGGCTCCGGTGCGGCCGTACGTGTGCGGCGTCGCCAGCCGCATCGACTCGCGTGGCTACGATGATGTCGACAATCGGCCGTTCAATGGCCGCGCGTTCTCCGTGCAGCGCGCCCATTGTGGCCTGGGTGACTTCACGTTCGCGCATGAACTGGGCCACAACTTCGGCATGTTCCACAACGCCGCGGAGCTGGGCCGCAAGCCGTACCCGAGCTTCCCGTGGGCGGCGGGGAGGACGTACCCGGCGCCTTCCATGCCGGGGGGCGTCGCGGCCACCGTGATGAATTCCGATCTCTGCCCCTCGGGCGGGGCGGGCCCGGAGGCGATCTGCAGGCGCACGGGCTACTTCTCGAGCCCCTCGGTCTTCGTCAACGGTTACCCCACGGGCGATGCGACGCACGACAACGCGCGGGTGGCGAGGGATCAAACCCCCTCCTTCGCCAACTTCCGTGCGACGGCGCCGGGCAGCGTGCCGCGGGTGCTCATCACCTCTCCCGGGCGCAACGCGAGCGTCTCCAGCGTGGTGACCCTCAGGGGAACCGCGACCGATGCCGAGAGTGGCAACATCAGCGCACGCATCCGTTGGTACACCGAGACGGGGGCGTATCTCGGCTCGGGTGCGTTCATCACCGCCACGCTGCAGCCGGGCACCGGACGCCGCATCGTCGCGCGTGCCACGGACGACGATGGACAGGAAGGCCAATGGTCCGTCCCCGTCGCCGTCTACAGCACGAACGTCACGCCGCAGAAGGGGTCCTGGTACAACCCCGCGCGCTCCGGCAATAGCATCGACCTCCTGCGCGCGCCCGACGGCGGGTATCTGGTGGGTTGGTATACGTACACTCCGAAGGGCGAGCCGATCTGGTACACCAGCGCCATCGCCCAGGTGAGCAATGGCTCCTGGTCGGCGCCGCTCTACCTCTCGACGTGGAATGGTTCGTCCAACTCCCTCACCGTCGTTGGCTCCCTGAGCTTGCGCTTCTACTCCGCCACGTCGGCGATGTTCTCGTACTCCGTGAATGGCATCTCGGGCAGTGAGCACTTCGTGTACCAGGCTGGCGGAGCGGGTCGCACCGGTTCCTGGTACGAGCCGACGCTCTCGGGCTGGGGGCTGCAGATCAACGAGCAGACCAGTGACTACGACGCGACGGTGACGTTCTACGAAGGTTCGCAGCCGCGCTGGGTGATGGGCGGCACCAGGCCCGGGTCGTCGGTGAGCATGAGCTTGAACTGGATGAGTGGCCCTGGACTCTGTCCGGGCTGCACGTACGTCGGGCCCCCGAGCGCGCGGGACGTGGGCACGTTGTCGCTGCAGATTCCCTCGGGCGGCACCAGCGGCAGGGCGACCATGAACATCACCACCCCCTCGGGCGTGCAGTGGAACCGCCCCGGGGTGGACGTGGTGAAGCTCACCCAGTGA
- a CDS encoding GlxA family transcriptional regulator — translation MPRDIGFLLFPMFQILDFTGPVAVFEEPMGPEVAGAYRLRMLSAGGGLVTSSSGVQVQTEPLGEPAFDTLVVVGGLGTAAAMNSPEVVDFVRAAAAASRRVASICSGACILAAAGLLDGRRATTHWRVAPYLKRLFPRVRVDEECIFIQDGPIWTSAGVTAGIDLSLALIEEDLGLEVSRARARDLVVYHRRPGGQSQFSALLELEPASDRIRQALTFAREHLHEPLNVERLAEVACLSARQFGRAFLAETGQTPAKAIERLRAEAARVRLETGSESIEQVADAVGFADPERMRRAFVRVFGQPPQSIRRIAREATGKAPGDKAAQGRPG, via the coding sequence ATGCCCCGAGACATTGGCTTCTTGCTCTTCCCCATGTTCCAGATCCTGGATTTCACCGGCCCCGTGGCCGTCTTCGAGGAGCCCATGGGCCCGGAGGTGGCGGGCGCCTACCGGCTGCGCATGCTGTCCGCGGGGGGAGGCCTGGTCACGAGTTCCTCCGGGGTCCAGGTGCAGACGGAGCCGCTCGGGGAGCCCGCGTTCGACACGCTCGTGGTGGTGGGAGGGCTGGGCACGGCCGCGGCGATGAACTCCCCCGAGGTGGTGGACTTCGTCCGGGCCGCGGCGGCGGCGTCCCGGCGGGTGGCGAGCATCTGCTCGGGCGCGTGCATCCTGGCCGCCGCGGGCCTGCTGGATGGACGGAGGGCCACCACCCACTGGCGCGTCGCCCCGTACCTCAAACGCCTCTTTCCGCGCGTGCGGGTGGACGAGGAGTGCATCTTCATCCAGGACGGGCCCATCTGGACGTCGGCGGGTGTCACCGCGGGCATCGATCTCTCGCTCGCCTTGATCGAAGAGGATCTCGGCCTGGAGGTGTCGCGCGCCCGGGCCCGCGACCTGGTGGTCTACCACCGCCGCCCGGGAGGCCAATCCCAGTTCTCCGCCCTGCTGGAGTTGGAGCCGGCCTCGGATCGGATCCGCCAGGCGCTGACGTTCGCGCGCGAGCACCTGCATGAGCCCCTGAACGTGGAGCGGCTCGCGGAGGTGGCGTGCCTGAGCGCGCGCCAGTTCGGACGGGCCTTCCTCGCGGAGACGGGACAGACGCCGGCCAAGGCCATCGAGCGGCTGCGCGCCGAGGCGGCGCGGGTGCGGCTCGAGACGGGCTCCGAGTCCATCGAGCAGGTGGCGGACGCGGTGGGCTTCGCCGATCCCGAGCGAATGCGCCGGGCCTTCGTGCGGGTTTTCGGACAACCTCCCCAATCCATCCGGCGGATCGCGCGGGAGGCGACGGGTAAAGCACCGGGGGACAAGGCAGCGCAGGGTCGTCCAGGCTGA
- a CDS encoding immunity 26/phosphotriesterase HocA family protein, translating to MVKTYIHRPGSFLRIPLADGSFGYGRVLEPPHDAFYDYRTKSPDSDLDQIASKPIIFKIAIRHSSLSQWEIIGWREIEASLAQPIVQFSQDVGNFRDCTIFDTVGNVRNAEPQECVGLEQLAVWEQPAVEKRLLDTFMGRPNDTAELLKVRLR from the coding sequence ATGGTCAAAACATACATACATAGACCGGGGTCCTTTCTGAGAATTCCCCTTGCCGACGGTTCCTTCGGCTACGGGAGGGTCCTTGAGCCACCGCATGATGCATTCTACGATTACAGAACCAAAAGTCCTGACTCAGATCTTGACCAGATTGCATCCAAGCCAATCATTTTCAAAATTGCCATCCGCCATTCGAGTCTGAGTCAGTGGGAGATCATAGGATGGAGAGAGATTGAAGCGTCTCTGGCTCAACCGATTGTCCAATTCAGTCAGGACGTGGGGAACTTCCGTGACTGCACGATCTTCGACACCGTCGGTAATGTGAGAAATGCCGAGCCCCAGGAGTGTGTCGGGCTCGAGCAGTTGGCTGTTTGGGAACAGCCTGCTGTCGAGAAACGCCTGCTCGATACCTTCATGGGGCGGCCCAATGATACAGCGGAGCTCCTGAAAGTACGCCTGCGATAG